A genomic window from Flavobacterium hankyongi includes:
- a CDS encoding restriction endonuclease, whose product MANYDFSTLNDRDLEELTRDLLSKVLNVNFQSFKPGKDKGIDLRYSTVNDENEIVVQVKHYLGSGISKLKLDLSNNETQKVVTLKPKRYIFCTSLPLSPQDKEDIKNIFNPYIHSTSDVIGKEDLNKWLDDYPEIQERHFKLWLSSIDIIKKIVKNGIKGRSEFYKEKIIKEITVYVPNKTHSEAVSALNKNHFILVTGAPGIGKSTLANMLTYQFLAEDFELVYVREITEAEEAFSPEKKQIFYFDDFLGAITLDLYSSRNADSAIVNFIERVRDDKHKRLILTCRTTILNQAKNISDKIENSNIDISNYEVRIENYTNWDKARILYNHIYLSDLSDEQKLIYFQNDFHWKVIKHRYYNPRLIQGITSKSNLVDTEYSENFVLEILNDPNKIWEKPFNIQISNVSRLLLLTMYSLSGGIYYVTDERLKEAFNSRINHEVVYNNYQKNGNEYNFALKELVGAFIIRTIDKNDTRYSFFNPSIDDFIFTYFQNSNEEYLQLLKSSVFFEQFKYRIATTVVKGEKRISFSNKNSRKKLYDTFSEKKDFLKGFHSNANLNIISILIRLFSKSEIEVELLKRINDLDISYLSWEDRDNLIEILKYIAENNLIKKINNLPNLIKALSKDIPSHYLIKTFSNLIKSNICYSDFISESKIKNNNYYNEIQKNIDISWEKLSNDYMTDAYGIDNTLEIDELDDIVNKRKQEAIQINIDIGLDASEAIIEYEFDTSSQIEFNKEKSKDKDVKIQSYKENTRDEVLEINRLFNSISKDRNLFIAPF is encoded by the coding sequence ATGGCTAATTACGATTTTTCAACTTTAAATGATAGAGACTTAGAGGAATTGACAAGAGATTTACTTTCAAAAGTACTGAATGTAAATTTTCAGTCATTCAAACCAGGAAAAGATAAAGGTATTGATTTAAGATATTCAACAGTAAATGATGAAAATGAAATAGTAGTTCAAGTTAAACATTACTTAGGTTCTGGTATCTCAAAATTAAAGTTAGATTTAAGTAATAACGAAACTCAAAAAGTAGTTACTTTAAAACCTAAAAGATACATATTCTGTACTTCATTACCATTATCTCCACAAGACAAGGAAGATATTAAAAACATTTTCAATCCTTATATACACTCTACATCAGATGTTATAGGCAAAGAAGACCTAAATAAATGGTTAGATGATTATCCTGAAATTCAAGAAAGACATTTTAAACTTTGGCTGTCGTCAATTGATATAATTAAAAAAATAGTCAAAAATGGTATCAAAGGAAGATCAGAATTTTATAAAGAAAAAATAATAAAAGAAATTACAGTATATGTCCCAAATAAGACTCACAGTGAAGCAGTAAGTGCGCTAAACAAAAATCATTTCATATTAGTTACTGGTGCTCCAGGTATTGGAAAATCAACATTAGCCAATATGCTTACTTATCAATTTTTAGCTGAAGATTTTGAATTAGTATATGTTAGGGAAATTACTGAAGCAGAAGAAGCTTTTTCTCCTGAAAAGAAACAAATATTTTATTTTGATGACTTTTTAGGTGCAATTACTCTGGATTTATATAGTTCAAGGAATGCTGATTCTGCAATTGTGAATTTTATTGAGAGAGTAAGAGATGATAAACATAAAAGATTAATATTAACTTGTCGAACAACAATTTTAAATCAGGCAAAAAATATTTCTGATAAAATTGAAAATTCTAACATTGATATTTCAAATTATGAAGTTAGAATTGAAAACTACACAAATTGGGATAAAGCAAGAATTTTGTATAATCACATATATCTTTCTGATTTATCAGATGAACAAAAGTTAATTTATTTTCAGAATGATTTTCATTGGAAAGTAATTAAACATCGATACTATAATCCTAGACTAATCCAAGGTATCACTAGTAAAAGTAATCTAGTTGATACAGAGTATTCAGAAAATTTTGTTTTAGAAATACTAAATGACCCAAATAAAATATGGGAAAAGCCATTTAATATACAGATTTCAAATGTTTCCAGATTGTTGCTACTTACGATGTACTCATTAAGTGGTGGAATTTATTATGTTACAGATGAAAGACTAAAAGAAGCTTTTAATAGTAGAATAAATCACGAAGTTGTTTATAATAATTATCAAAAAAATGGAAATGAATATAATTTTGCTTTAAAAGAATTAGTAGGAGCTTTCATTATTAGAACTATTGACAAAAATGACACTAGATATAGTTTTTTTAATCCATCAATAGATGACTTTATTTTTACATATTTTCAAAATTCTAATGAAGAATATTTACAACTACTTAAATCATCTGTATTCTTCGAGCAATTCAAATATCGAATAGCAACTACAGTAGTTAAAGGTGAAAAAAGAATAAGCTTTTCTAATAAAAATAGCAGAAAAAAATTATACGACACATTTAGCGAAAAGAAAGATTTTCTTAAGGGATTTCATAGTAATGCTAACCTAAACATTATATCTATTCTTATTAGATTATTTAGCAAAAGTGAAATTGAAGTAGAATTATTAAAGAGAATAAATGATTTAGATATTAGTTATTTAAGTTGGGAAGATAGAGATAATTTAATAGAAATTTTAAAATATATAGCTGAAAATAACCTAATTAAAAAAATCAATAATTTACCAAATTTAATTAAAGCCCTTTCTAAAGACATACCATCTCATTACCTTATTAAGACTTTTTCAAATCTAATAAAATCAAATATATGCTATTCTGATTTTATTAGTGAATCAAAAATAAAAAACAACAACTATTATAATGAAATACAGAAAAATATTGATATTTCTTGGGAAAAACTTTCAAATGATTATATGACAGATGCTTACGGAATTGATAACACTTTAGAGATTGATGAATTGGATGATATTGTAAATAAACGAAAGCAAGAAGCTATCCAAATTAATATAGATATTGGATTAGATGCATCTGAAGCAATTATTGAATATGAATTTGATACTTCATCTCAAATAGAATTTAACAAAGAAAAAAGTAAAGATAAGGATGTAAAAATTCAGTCATATAAAGAAAATACTAGAGATGAAGTTTTAGAAATAAATCGACTATTTAACTCAATTAGTAAAGATAGAAATTTATTTATTGCTCCTTTTTAA
- a CDS encoding AAA family ATPase yields the protein MKIKKIEIHNFKVFQNIIIDFESSDLIVFDGPNGFGKTSIYDAIELLFTGKIRRFDDLEGKVVDRRESYNEHPFLCDYNDGDISVKIEFTKGDSLFVLERIAKRDELSNSVNFSLYKLYKKNNFNSNEKNLIQNEEEYLNQILGKNYKQNFQYLNYIEQEDSLFLLKNKDKDRKQHISHLFNVYEFENKITKIDKLKNKISGLCNGDKKDEIDNLKDSIKKIEDFLASEFNNTEYIKLFSDREINWDLEDFNYQNISYENLFNEDGTITRLKKLIENKGLFRSYIRNEKISNIISDTERIESFLLYYKFLPQREALRIQKNEYISINKIIDTLTEFSIDNIKDDSFVFELEDFDFIEEVLISNLNQGHESLKVRFKELDELESIYSKIKESREKLVDNIKNLKEAENIETTGTCFLCGYDWDNIDDLLENIEIQSVSLEGITSSKSRIFNEELINFKEDVILPIIEILNQKITELKVDIIFINKFLSIDETFFTKVKKEFENIDFDFKDYLNETLSSESVIDIENITPILNSLKLEIELDSVETYFKEFFTQYFDNKFDLLNSMEIENLIKKENYLKYKYSLLQNETLDKNKQELHNKESKFNNAKTLEDNLKNLNSIYKKSLKEYQKKVIKDIEIIFHIYSGRIMQDFQGGLGLFIYSDKDGIRFQTNPSKTFDAVFSMSSGQLSALIISFTLALHKKYSQNKIILIDDPVQTMDEINIAGFIELLRNEFYSNQLIISTHEDMASAYMRYKFKNYGLAQKRINLKSYSVNHNG from the coding sequence ATGAAAATTAAAAAAATAGAAATCCATAATTTTAAAGTTTTTCAAAATATAATTATCGATTTTGAATCTTCAGATTTAATTGTTTTTGATGGTCCTAATGGATTTGGAAAAACATCAATTTATGATGCAATAGAATTATTATTTACGGGTAAAATAAGACGATTTGATGACTTAGAAGGAAAAGTAGTAGATCGAAGAGAAAGCTATAACGAGCATCCATTCTTATGTGATTATAATGATGGTGATATATCTGTAAAAATAGAATTTACCAAAGGTGATTCTTTATTTGTTTTAGAAAGAATTGCAAAAAGAGACGAACTATCTAATTCTGTGAATTTTAGCTTATATAAACTATATAAAAAAAATAATTTTAATTCTAATGAAAAAAATTTAATTCAAAATGAAGAGGAGTATTTAAATCAAATTTTAGGTAAAAACTATAAACAAAATTTTCAGTACTTAAACTACATAGAACAGGAGGATAGTCTGTTTTTATTAAAAAATAAAGATAAGGATAGAAAACAGCATATATCCCATTTATTTAATGTTTATGAATTTGAAAACAAAATAACAAAAATTGATAAGCTAAAAAATAAAATTAGTGGATTATGTAACGGTGACAAAAAAGATGAAATTGACAATTTAAAGGATTCAATAAAAAAAATTGAAGATTTTTTAGCATCAGAATTTAATAATACAGAGTATATAAAATTATTTTCTGATAGAGAAATAAATTGGGATTTAGAAGATTTCAATTATCAGAATATCAGCTATGAAAATCTTTTTAATGAAGACGGAACCATTACCAGATTAAAAAAATTAATTGAAAACAAGGGATTATTTAGAAGTTATATTCGAAATGAAAAGATTAGTAACATAATTTCAGATACCGAAAGAATTGAAAGCTTCTTACTGTATTATAAATTTCTTCCACAAAGAGAAGCTTTAAGAATTCAAAAAAATGAATACATAAGCATAAATAAAATTATTGATACTCTAACGGAATTTTCCATTGATAATATTAAAGATGATTCATTTGTATTTGAACTTGAAGACTTTGATTTTATTGAGGAGGTTTTAATTTCAAATTTAAATCAAGGGCATGAATCACTTAAAGTTAGATTCAAAGAGTTAGATGAATTAGAAAGTATTTATTCTAAAATAAAAGAATCTAGAGAAAAGTTAGTTGATAATATTAAAAACCTAAAAGAAGCGGAGAATATAGAAACAACTGGTACTTGTTTTTTATGTGGTTATGATTGGGACAATATTGATGATTTATTAGAAAACATAGAAATTCAATCAGTTAGTTTGGAAGGAATTACTTCATCAAAAAGTAGAATTTTTAATGAGGAATTAATTAATTTTAAGGAAGATGTTATACTTCCAATTATAGAAATTTTAAATCAGAAAATCACTGAACTTAAAGTTGATATAATCTTTATAAATAAGTTTTTATCAATTGATGAAACTTTTTTTACTAAAGTAAAAAAGGAATTTGAAAATATTGATTTCGATTTTAAAGATTATTTGAACGAGACATTAAGCAGTGAAAGTGTAATTGATATAGAAAATATTACTCCAATATTAAATTCACTCAAATTAGAAATAGAATTAGATAGTGTTGAAACATATTTTAAAGAGTTTTTTACTCAGTATTTCGATAATAAGTTTGATTTATTGAATTCTATGGAAATAGAAAATTTAATCAAAAAAGAAAATTATTTAAAGTATAAATATTCATTATTACAAAACGAAACTCTAGATAAAAACAAACAAGAGTTACATAACAAAGAAAGTAAATTCAATAATGCGAAAACATTAGAAGATAATTTGAAAAATCTGAATAGCATCTATAAAAAATCTCTAAAAGAATATCAGAAAAAAGTAATAAAAGACATTGAAATTATTTTTCATATATACTCAGGAAGAATTATGCAGGATTTTCAAGGAGGTTTAGGATTATTTATTTATTCTGATAAAGATGGTATAAGATTTCAAACTAATCCATCCAAAACTTTTGATGCAGTTTTCTCTATGAGTTCCGGTCAACTATCAGCATTGATTATTTCTTTTACTCTAGCATTGCATAAAAAGTATTCTCAAAACAAGATTATTTTGATTGATGACCCAGTTCAAACTATGGATGAAATCAATATTGCAGGATTCATAGAATTACTAAGAAATGAATTTTATTCAAATCAATTAATAATTTCAACCCATGAGGATATGGCTTCAGCATATATGAGGTATAAATTCAAAAATTATGGTTTGGCACAAAAAAGGATTAATTTAAAATCTTATTCCGTAAATCACAATGGCTAA